The following is a genomic window from Mycolicibacterium sp. TY81.
CAGCGTCCAGATCTGCTGACGGATCGCCGGGAGCTTGCCGGGGTCCAGCGCCGAGATGGTCGAGTGCTCGTCGAGCAGCTGCTCCAGCCGGGCGATGTCGCCGTAGGTCTCGGCGCGGGCCATCGGCGGGATCAGGTGGTCGACCAGCACCGCGTGGGCCCGGCGCTTGGCCTGCGTGCCCTCGCCGGGATCGTTGACCAGGAACGGGTAGACGAGCGGCAGGTCGCCGAGCGCGGCGTCGGTGCCACACGCCGCGGACATGCCGAGCGTCTTGCCGGGCAGCCATTCCAGGTTGCCGTGCTTGCCCAGGTGGATCATCACGTCGGCGCCGAAGTGCTTGTTGATCCAGTGATAGGCCGCCAGGTAGTGGTGGCTCGGCGGCAGGTCCGGGTCGTGGTAGATCGCGACGGGGTTCTCGCCGAAACCGCGCGGCGGCTGGACGATCAGCACGATGTTGTCGGAAACCATTGCCGCGATGACGATTTCACCGTCGGGGTCCTGCGAGCGGTCGACGAACAGCTCGCCCGGCGCCGCGCCCCAGTGCTCGGTGACGGCATCGGTGAGTTCGGCGGGCAGCGTCGCGAACCAGGCGCGGTAGTCCTTGGCGGACACCCGGACCGGGTTGGCCTCGAGCGCCTCGGTGCTGAGCCAGTCGGGGTCCTGGCCGCCCTTTTCGATCATGGCGTGGATCAGGGCATCGCCATCCTCGGCGTCGACGCCGGGAATGTCGCCGATGCGGTAGCCGGCGTCGCGCATGGCGCGCAGCAGCGCGACGGCGCTGGCCGGGGTGTCGAGTCCGACGGCGTTGCCGATGCGGGCGTGCTTGGTCGGGTACGCCGAGAACACCAGGGCCACACGCTTTTCCGCCGGCGAGATGTGCTTCAACCGGGCGTGCCGGACGGCCAGCCGCGCGACACGCTCGCAGCGCTCGGGGTCGGCGACGTACGAGATCAGACCCTCGCTGTCGATCTCCTTGAACGAGAACGGGACGGTGATGATGCGGCCGTCGAACTCCGGCACCGCCACCTGCGATGCGACATCCAGCGGCGTCAGACCGTCGTCGTTCTCGTCCCATTGGGCACGCGAACTGGTCAGGCACAGACCCTGCAGGATGGGGATGTCGAGGGCCGCCAGGTGCGCGACGTTCCAGTTGTCGTCGTCGCCGCCGGCGCTCGCGAGGGCAGGCGTCGCACCGCCGGCCGCCAGCACCGTGGTGATGAGGGCGTCGGCGGTCGCCAGCAGCTCGATGAGCTCGGGTTCGGCGGTGCGCAGCGAGGCGCAGAAAATCGGGAGCGGACGGCCGCCGGCCTCCTCGATGGTCCGGCACAGCGCGTCGATGTAGGCGGTGTTGCCGGCCAGTTGCTGGGCGCGGTAGTAGAGCACCGCGACGGTCGGGCCGTCGGCGTCCGACGCGCGCTCGATCAGGCCCCAGCTCGGGGTGGACTCGGGCTCACCGAAGCCGAAGCCGGTCATCAGGACGGTGTCGGAGAGGAAGGCGTGCAGATGGCGCAGGTTGGTCACGCCGCCCTGCGCCAGGTAGATGTGCGCTTGCAGCGCGACGCCGGCCGGGACGGTCGAGTGACTCATCAGGTCGGCGTCGGGCGTCTGCTCCCCCGACAGCACCACCGTCGGGACACCGGTGGCGACGACGGCGTCGATGTCGTCCTGCCAGGTGCGATAGCCGCCCAACACCCGAACCACGGCCAGGTCCGCACCGGCCAGGAGGTCCGCCAGTTCGCCGTCGATCAACCGCGACGGATTGGCCCACCGGTACTCGGCGCCGCTGGCGCGGGCGGTGATCAGATCGGTGTCGGACGTCGAGAGCAGCAGTACGGTCGGCACCGACTATTCGTACCGCACCGGCAGGCTCGCGTGGCCTCTGCCCTTGGTTGACCGCAAAAGCAACAGCGGGCGGGTTGCTGTGCAACCCGCCCGCCGGCGGTCTCATCTACCTCGCTGTGGTCAGCGCTGGTTGGTCTCCCACCGCTGGTACCACGTCTTACCCTGGTAGGGCAGGCCCGCGGCCACGATGAGAGCGAAGACGCCACCAACGTACAGAGCGAAATCGGACATTGCGTCCCTCCTTAGGTCATCCGGATGCGATGTAGCAAGCGGAAGTTCGTGTTCAACGGTACGGGCCGATGCCTTGATTACAAGGGACTTGTAAGGCACGGAACAGCCCGGAAACGGCAGTGGCCCACTTCACAATTTGCGGCACAACGTAACGTGGACAAGGTGATTCGCAGCCGTGACGACGACGCCTGCCCGGGCGCCCTGCAGGTGCACCAGGCGGCCGACGGTGACCTGGCCCGCATCCGCCTGGCCGGCGGCATGATCACTGCTGCACAGCTGGAGGCACTGGCCCTCGCGGCGCCCGAATTCGGTTCGCCGGCAATGGAACTGACCTCGCGCGGCAACATCCAGGTGCGCGGGATCCACGATGCCGCGGGGCTGGCCGCGGCGGTCCAGGCGGCGGGCCTGCTGCCCTCGGCAACCCACGAGCGCGTCCGCAATATCGTGGCGTCTCCGCTGTCGGGCCGCAGCGGCGGGCTGGGCGACGTCCGCGCCGTCGTGCGCGACCTGGATTCCGGCCTGCAAAACCGCCCTGACCTGGCCGAACTGCCCGGCAGGTTCTGGTTCGGCGTCGACGACGGCCGCGGTGACATCTCGGGCCTGGCGCCCGACGTGAGCACCCATCTGGTCTCTGCCGAGACGGCCGCCGTGCTGGTGGCGGGCCGCGACACCGGCGTGCGGATCGCCGCCACGCAGGCCTCGGAGACCCTGCTGAACCTGGCCCACAGCTTCCAGAACATTCGCGGGAATCGTTGGCGAACAAGCGAATTGGAGCACGCCGGCGTCCTCCTGGACGCGGCCGGGCTGAACCCGACCGAGCCGGCGGGCGCGACCTGGGTGCCCGTCGACGTTCCGCCGGTCGGCTGGATCACCCAGGACGACGGCCGGATCACGTTGGGCGCCGCCGTCCCGTTGGGTGTGCTGCGGGCCCGCACCGCCGAGTTTGTGGCCGCCATCACCGCTCCCGTGGTGGTCACACCATGGCGCTCGTTACTCATCTGTGACCTCGAGGAGGGCATCGCCGACACCTCCCTGCGGGTGCTGGCGCCCATGGGCCTGATCTTCGACGAGCACTCCCCCTGGCTGTCGATCAGCTCCTGCACCGGCAGCCCGGGGTGCGCCAAGTCACTGACCGACGTGCGCAGTGACGCGGCCGCGGCGGCGGAGTCGGGCGAGCCCGGCGGCCGCCGGCATTTCGTCGGCTGCGAGCGCGCGTGCGGCAGCCCGTCCGTCGGTGAGGTGCTGGTGGCGACCAACTCGGGGTACGAACCGCGCCACCCGTAGGGTTATCGCGTGCTCGACTACGTCCGCGACGCTGCGGAGATCTACCGACAGTCGTTCGCGACCATCCGCGCCGAGGCGGATCTGGCGCGATTTCCCGACGACGTCTCGCGCGTCGTCGTCCGTCTGATCCACACCTGCGGCCAGGTCGACGTCACCGAGCACGTCGCCTACACCGACGACGTGGTGACCCGCACGCATGCCGCGCTGGCCGCCGGGGCGCCGATCCTGTGCGATTCGTCGATGGTGGCTGCGGGCATCACGCGCTCACGCCTGCCCGCGAACAACGACGTGGTGTCGCTGGTCGCCGACCCGGGCGCGCCCGCGATGGCCGCGAAACTCGGCAGCACCCGGTCCGCGGCGGCCGTCGATCTGTGGGCCGACCGGCTCGGGGGCGCCGTGCTGGCCATCGGCAACGCGCCGACGGCCTTGTTCCGGTTGCTCGAGCTGCTGGACGAGGGCGCGCCGGTGCCCGCCGCGGTGCTGGGCGGCCCCGTGGGCTTCGTCGGCTCGGCGCAGTCGAAGGACGAACTGATCGCGCGACCGCGCGGCATGGACTATCTGGTGGTGACGGGGCGGCGTG
Proteins encoded in this region:
- the cobN gene encoding cobaltochelatase subunit CobN, yielding MPTVLLLSTSDTDLITARASGAEYRWANPSRLIDGELADLLAGADLAVVRVLGGYRTWQDDIDAVVATGVPTVVLSGEQTPDADLMSHSTVPAGVALQAHIYLAQGGVTNLRHLHAFLSDTVLMTGFGFGEPESTPSWGLIERASDADGPTVAVLYYRAQQLAGNTAYIDALCRTIEEAGGRPLPIFCASLRTAEPELIELLATADALITTVLAAGGATPALASAGGDDDNWNVAHLAALDIPILQGLCLTSSRAQWDENDDGLTPLDVASQVAVPEFDGRIITVPFSFKEIDSEGLISYVADPERCERVARLAVRHARLKHISPAEKRVALVFSAYPTKHARIGNAVGLDTPASAVALLRAMRDAGYRIGDIPGVDAEDGDALIHAMIEKGGQDPDWLSTEALEANPVRVSAKDYRAWFATLPAELTDAVTEHWGAAPGELFVDRSQDPDGEIVIAAMVSDNIVLIVQPPRGFGENPVAIYHDPDLPPSHHYLAAYHWINKHFGADVMIHLGKHGNLEWLPGKTLGMSAACGTDAALGDLPLVYPFLVNDPGEGTQAKRRAHAVLVDHLIPPMARAETYGDIARLEQLLDEHSTISALDPGKLPAIRQQIWTLMRAAKMDHDLGLEDRPDEDVFDDMLLHVDGWLCEIKDVQIRDGLHILGQAPDGEAELDLVLAILRARQLFGGEQSVPGLREALGLAEDGSAEREAVDAAEGQARELVAALQKSGWDAAAVDGITDNAEVAKVLRFAATEVVPRLRATNREIDQILHALGGGFIAAGPSGSPLRGLVNVLPTGRNFYSVDPKAVPSKLAWETGVAMADSLLERYRTDYGRWPESVGLSVWGTSAMRTAGDDIAEVLALLGVRPIWDDASRRVVGLEPIAPAELGRPRIDVTVRISGFFRDAFPHVVTMLDDAVQLVAGLDEPAEDNYVRAHSQVDIADHGDQRRATTRIFGSKPGTYGAGLLQLIDSRNWRDDADLAEVYTAWGGFAYGRGLDGAPATDDMNRAYRRISVAAKNTDTREHDIADSDDYFQYHGGMVATVRALTGKDPAAYIGDNTRPDAVRTRTLSEETTRVFRARVVNPRWMTAMRRHGYKGAFEMAATVDYLFGYDATAGVMADWMYEQLTQSYVLDPENRKFMSESNPWALHGMAERLLEAAGRGMWAEPESATLDGLKQVLLETEGELEG
- the cobG gene encoding precorrin-3B synthase, giving the protein MIRSRDDDACPGALQVHQAADGDLARIRLAGGMITAAQLEALALAAPEFGSPAMELTSRGNIQVRGIHDAAGLAAAVQAAGLLPSATHERVRNIVASPLSGRSGGLGDVRAVVRDLDSGLQNRPDLAELPGRFWFGVDDGRGDISGLAPDVSTHLVSAETAAVLVAGRDTGVRIAATQASETLLNLAHSFQNIRGNRWRTSELEHAGVLLDAAGLNPTEPAGATWVPVDVPPVGWITQDDGRITLGAAVPLGVLRARTAEFVAAITAPVVVTPWRSLLICDLEEGIADTSLRVLAPMGLIFDEHSPWLSISSCTGSPGCAKSLTDVRSDAAAAAESGEPGGRRHFVGCERACGSPSVGEVLVATNSGYEPRHP
- a CDS encoding precorrin-8X methylmutase; its protein translation is MLDYVRDAAEIYRQSFATIRAEADLARFPDDVSRVVVRLIHTCGQVDVTEHVAYTDDVVTRTHAALAAGAPILCDSSMVAAGITRSRLPANNDVVSLVADPGAPAMAAKLGSTRSAAAVDLWADRLGGAVLAIGNAPTALFRLLELLDEGAPVPAAVLGGPVGFVGSAQSKDELIARPRGMDYLVVTGRRGGSAMAAAAVNAIASERE